One stretch of Planctomycetota bacterium DNA includes these proteins:
- a CDS encoding type III PLP-dependent enzyme: MKLQHDCNNQVSEKEIARLVRKNGTPLFIIKRSGLCASLKRFKTLLPRVEPFYAVKANSHPEILKVFARKGASFDVASQGEMESLFKLGVPANRMLFANTMKRAETLKFVKKNGINLMTFDSEYELYKISEVAPGSKVMVRVKVSNVGSIVELSVKFGVEPSDAIALLIKAHKLGLKPVGVSFHVGSQCLKVENYIEALEMASIIFRDAKLKQLPLQMLDIGGGFPISHFDFESDYFAEMAPTINKEINRLFDPSVRIIAEPGRALVGSACTLAMKIIGKSIRFNKHWYYLDDGIYGSLSGLLYDHCKYQYRALKKGKPQISTLAGPTCDGLDVISNTEEMPELEIGDIIYTPNIGAYSIASATDFNSIPRARVVAID, from the coding sequence ATGAAGTTACAACATGATTGCAATAACCAGGTGTCTGAAAAAGAGATTGCCCGGCTGGTCCGTAAAAATGGAACACCGCTATTTATTATTAAGCGGTCCGGTTTATGCGCCAGTTTGAAAAGGTTTAAGACGCTACTGCCTCGGGTTGAGCCGTTTTATGCGGTTAAGGCCAATTCGCACCCCGAGATTCTTAAGGTCTTTGCCCGCAAGGGCGCCTCGTTTGACGTGGCCTCCCAGGGCGAAATGGAGTCGCTTTTTAAACTGGGCGTGCCGGCCAACCGGATGCTCTTTGCTAATACCATGAAACGGGCCGAGACATTGAAGTTCGTTAAGAAAAATGGTATTAATCTGATGACCTTTGATTCGGAATACGAGCTGTATAAAATAAGCGAAGTGGCGCCAGGATCCAAAGTCATGGTTCGGGTCAAGGTGTCCAATGTCGGTTCGATCGTAGAGCTTTCCGTAAAATTCGGGGTTGAACCGTCTGATGCGATTGCGTTGTTAATCAAGGCCCATAAATTGGGTTTAAAACCGGTGGGTGTGAGTTTCCATGTAGGTTCCCAATGCCTTAAGGTGGAAAACTACATCGAGGCCCTGGAAATGGCTTCCATTATTTTCCGCGACGCCAAGCTCAAGCAGCTGCCTCTTCAAATGCTCGATATCGGCGGCGGATTCCCCATCAGTCATTTTGATTTCGAGAGCGATTACTTCGCCGAGATGGCGCCGACGATCAACAAAGAGATTAACCGGCTCTTTGATCCGTCGGTCCGGATTATCGCCGAACCGGGCCGGGCTCTGGTTGGTTCGGCTTGCACCCTGGCCATGAAGATTATCGGCAAGTCCATTCGCTTTAACAAGCACTGGTATTATCTGGACGACGGCATTTACGGCTCGCTTTCCGGATTGCTTTACGATCATTGCAAATACCAGTACCGGGCGCTGAAGAAGGGCAAGCCCCAGATATCCACCCTGGCCGGGCCGACCTGCGACGGGCTGGATGTGATTTCCAATACCGAGGAAATGCCGGAATTGGAGATAGGCGATATTATTTATACACCGAATATCGGAGCATATAGTATTGCCAGCGCCACGGATTTCAACAGTATTCCCAGGGCCAGGGTCGTGGCCATTGATTAG
- a CDS encoding deoxyhypusine synthase has translation MPDWLKKKHCPHKAKYLSGKKICPPPITGKETLVTLIDESFLAYNSARLKEGCRLFTEKMLGKDVTVGMSLAGALTPAGLGSAAIVPLINAGFVDWIVGTGANMYHDMHFAFNVHPRVGTHLADDADLRRNDVVRIYDIFLSYSDSLMGTDEILRNILRSQDFQKEMGTGEFYYLLGRYMNEWEGKTKQKNVSVLAAAYRAGVPVYTSSPGDSTIGMNIAGVELEGNKLRINPSMDVNETTAIVLEAKRSGGKSGVLLIGGGSPKNFMLQTEPQIQEVLRIKEVGHDFFFQITDARPDTGGLSGATPHEAVSWGKIDPDMLPDALVCYLDATVALPLLVHYALARHKKRPLKRLYFRRQEYLEKLVREYFAHNK, from the coding sequence ATGCCGGACTGGCTAAAGAAAAAACACTGCCCGCATAAAGCCAAATATTTATCAGGCAAGAAAATCTGTCCTCCTCCGATTACTGGAAAAGAAACTCTGGTTACTTTAATTGACGAATCATTTTTGGCCTATAATTCAGCCCGACTCAAAGAGGGTTGCCGTTTGTTTACCGAGAAGATGTTGGGTAAGGATGTAACCGTGGGTATGAGTTTGGCCGGCGCTCTGACCCCGGCCGGTCTGGGTTCGGCCGCCATCGTGCCGTTAATCAATGCCGGGTTTGTTGATTGGATTGTCGGGACAGGAGCCAATATGTATCACGATATGCATTTTGCCTTTAACGTCCATCCTCGGGTCGGGACCCATTTGGCCGATGATGCGGACCTGAGGCGCAATGACGTGGTGCGTATTTATGATATCTTCCTGAGTTATTCTGATTCGCTCATGGGTACGGACGAAATCCTGCGCAATATCCTCCGGAGCCAGGACTTCCAGAAGGAAATGGGCACCGGTGAATTTTACTATTTACTTGGTCGATATATGAATGAATGGGAGGGGAAGACCAAACAGAAAAATGTTTCAGTGCTGGCCGCGGCCTACCGGGCCGGCGTGCCGGTCTACACCTCATCGCCGGGCGACTCAACCATTGGTATGAATATCGCCGGGGTGGAACTGGAAGGCAACAAGCTGCGTATCAATCCGTCCATGGATGTCAATGAAACCACGGCTATTGTGCTGGAAGCCAAGCGTTCAGGTGGAAAGTCTGGGGTATTATTAATCGGCGGGGGCAGCCCCAAGAACTTTATGCTCCAGACCGAGCCACAGATTCAGGAGGTGCTCAGGATAAAAGAAGTCGGGCACGACTTTTTCTTCCAGATAACCGACGCCCGGCCGGATACCGGCGGCCTTTCCGGCGCCACGCCGCACGAGGCGGTCAGCTGGGGTAAGATTGACCCGGATATGCTGCCTGATGCCTTGGTCTGTTATTTGGATGCCACCGTGGCGTTGCCGTTATTGGTTCATTATGCACTGGCCCGGCATAAAAAGCGGCCGTTAAAAAGATTGTATTTCAGACGTCAGGAATACCTGGAAAAATTGGTTCGGGAATACTTTGCGCATAATAAGTAG
- a CDS encoding HD domain-containing protein, with protein sequence MPEQIRFSFNNLISALSLSLDLLTTETINHHRRVTLIATQLAKNLRLSEEEYTKAFYASQLHDVGVISSNDKLNIMKFDYVDSQPHCERGSSVLQESALLRDLSFIIRHHHDRWLGPNKSGLIKDSIPLLSQVIYLADRLSVLISNSKYVLEQKSGIINKIKSFSGTFFNPDLVLALNRVSRHDGFWLDLTSGMIEHQLIYFTPPKKSEVTLEQAIDIARIFEIIVDNKSHYTHTHSQGVRKLALRLAKELGFNDDGLKKIEIAASLHDLGKLAVADEILEKPASLTPTEYSMIKKHSYYTYNILRLIGGFDEITKWSALHHERLDSSGYPFSHDRDTLPLGARIIAVADVFTALTEDRPYRRKLPADQAVRLMEQQVKQSILDGNIVEVLKKIIS encoded by the coding sequence ATGCCCGAACAGATAAGATTCTCGTTTAATAATCTAATCTCGGCTTTATCACTTTCTCTTGATTTACTCACTACTGAGACTATTAATCATCACCGCCGGGTTACCCTTATTGCCACCCAATTGGCTAAAAACCTGAGATTAAGCGAGGAAGAATACACAAAAGCCTTTTACGCATCACAACTCCACGATGTTGGCGTGATTTCTTCCAATGATAAACTTAATATAATGAAGTTTGACTATGTGGACAGCCAGCCGCATTGCGAGCGTGGCAGTTCGGTTTTACAGGAATCGGCGCTTCTCCGGGATTTATCTTTTATCATAAGGCATCACCACGATCGCTGGCTCGGCCCCAATAAATCAGGGTTAATTAAAGACAGCATCCCGCTACTGAGTCAGGTTATTTATCTGGCTGACCGTCTATCGGTCCTTATCTCAAACAGCAAGTACGTCCTAGAGCAAAAATCAGGCATCATTAACAAGATTAAAAGCTTCAGCGGGACATTTTTTAATCCTGATTTAGTCTTGGCATTAAATCGGGTATCACGCCACGACGGGTTTTGGCTTGACCTGACCAGTGGAATGATAGAACACCAGCTTATTTATTTTACGCCACCGAAAAAGAGCGAGGTGACATTGGAACAGGCAATAGATATCGCCCGCATTTTTGAGATTATTGTTGATAACAAGAGTCATTATACGCACACCCATTCTCAGGGCGTGAGGAAATTAGCCCTGCGGCTGGCCAAGGAATTGGGGTTCAATGACGATGGTTTGAAAAAGATAGAAATCGCTGCCTCATTGCACGATCTGGGCAAGCTGGCCGTGGCTGACGAAATATTGGAAAAACCCGCATCTCTGACCCCGACTGAATACAGCATGATAAAAAAGCATTCTTATTATACATATAATATTCTGCGGTTGATAGGGGGGTTTGACGAGATTACCAAATGGTCGGCCTTGCATCACGAGCGGCTTGACAGCAGCGGATATCCTTTCAGCCACGACCGGGATACCTTGCCTCTGGGTGCCCGGATTATTGCTGTGGCCGACGTCTTTACCGCGCTAACTGAAGACCGACCATACCGGCGCAAGTTGCCGGCCGACCAAGCCGTCAGGTTAATGGAACAGCAGGTCAAACAAAGCATCCTGGACGGGAATATCGTTGAAGTCCTCAAAAAAATCATATCATAA